From the Excalfactoria chinensis isolate bCotChi1 chromosome 1, bCotChi1.hap2, whole genome shotgun sequence genome, one window contains:
- the LOC140249870 gene encoding amine oxidase [flavin-containing] A-like, with amino-acid sequence MKAAAEATGRAMAEPYDVVVVGGGISGLSAAKLLQGYGLNVVVLEARDRVGGRTFTIRNKEVNYVDVGGAYVGPTQNRILRLAKELGIETYKVNVDGYFIHYKWGKSRQFTGLNPPTWNPFVYLDYNNFWRTMDKMGKEIPPEAPWDAPHAEKWDKMTMKELINKICWTKAVKDFATLFVNVNVTSEPHEVSALWFLWYVRQCGGTSRIFSVTNGGQERKFVGGSGQISEKIMERLKGRVKLESPVVCIDQTGDNVIVETLNHETYEGKYVISAIPPILTTKIHFKPELPPKRNQLIQRLPMGSVIKCMMYYKEAFWMKKGCCASLFIDDEECPIGITLDDTKPDGSFPAIMGFILTRKSVKLASLSKEERRKKICESYAKAMQMEEALHPVHYEEKNWSMEQYSGGCYTAYFPPGIMYSYGRIIRQPVDRIYFAGTETATQWSGYMEGAVQAGERAAREILYHMGKISKNEIWMPEPESKDVPSRPFTTTFWERNLPSAPGLLCLLGSTVFFSSVAAAVLFASKKGLLIRN; translated from the exons gCTTGTCAGCTGCCAAGCTGCTGCAAGGGTATGGGCTCAATGTGGTGGTGCTCGAGGCCCGGGACAGAGTTGGAGGAAGGACATTCACCATCAGG AACAAGGAAGTTAATTACGTAGATGTTGGTGGAGCATATGTAGGACCTACACAAAATCGTATTCTCCGGCTGGCAAAAGAGCTGGGTATTGAGACCTATAAAGTGAATGTAGATGGTTATTTCATCCATTATAAGTGG GGAAAGTCACGTCAATTCACGGGTCTTAACCCTCCAACATGGAATCCCTTTGTGTATCTGGATTACAATAACTTCTGGAGGACCATGGACAAGATGGGAAAAGAG atTCCTCCTGAAGCACCATGGGATGCTCCACATGCCGAAAAGTGGGACAAAATGACCATGAAAGAGCTGATAAATAAGATTTGTTGGACCAA AGCTGTTAAAGACTTTGCCACACTCTTTGTGAATGTCAACGTCACGTCTGAGCCTCATGAAGTCTCTGCTCTCTGGTTCCTGTGGTATGTGAGGCAGTGTGGTGGCACATCCAGGATATTCTCTGTCACCAATGGGGGCCAG gagaGGAAGTTTGTTGGGGGTTCTGGTCAGATATCAGAGAAAATAATGGAGCGCCTCAAAGGCAGAGTTAAACTGGAGAGCCCTGTGGTCTGTATTGATCAGACAGGTGATAATGTCATTGTGGAGACTCTAAACCATGAGACATATGAG GGCAAGTATGTAATCTCTGCTATCCCTCCCATCCTGACGACAAAGATCCACTTCAAACCAGAACTACCACCAAAGAGAAACCAGTTAATTCAGCGTTTGCCTATGGGATCTGTCATAAAATGCATGATGTACTACAAGGAAGCCTTCTGGATGAAGAAGG GTTGCTGTGCTTCTCTCTTCATTGACGATGAAGAATGTCCAATTGGAATTACATTGGATGACACGAAACCCGATGGATCTTTTCCTGCCATTATGGG tttcatccTTACCAGAAAGTCTGTTAAACTGGCCAGTCTCAGTAAGGAGGAGAG gaggaagaaaatctgtgaGTCATATGCCAAGGCAATGCAGATGGAAGAGGCTTTACAT CCAGTGCATTATGAAGAGAAGAACTGGTCTATGGAGCAGTATTCAGGCGGCTGTTACACAGCCTACTTCCCACCTGGCATAATGTATTCATATGGAAG GATCATTCGCCAGCCCGTTGACAGAATCTACTTTGCTGGCACAGAGACAGCTACCCAATGGAGCGGGTACATGGAGGGGGCTGTACAGGCAGGAGAGAGAGCAGCCAGAGAG ATATTATATCATATGGGGAAGATCTCCAAAAATGAAATCTGGATGCCAGAACCAGAGTCAAAG gATGTCCCATCCCGGCCATTCACCACCACCTTCTGGGAGAGGAACCTGCCATCTGCACCAGGACTGCTCTGTCTACTTGGGTCTACTGTGTTCTTCagctctgtggctgctgcagtgctgtttgccTCTAAAAAGGGACTATTAATTCGAAACTAG